In Equus przewalskii isolate Varuska chromosome 15, EquPr2, whole genome shotgun sequence, a single genomic region encodes these proteins:
- the SEMA3B gene encoding semaphorin-3B isoform X2: MVSRPSGWRGPAAMKLCWWMRSVDACSWVPRTMWPPSAWTTSASGSRSSPGRPLWNGERSATGRGRTLTECMNFVKLLHAYNRTHLLACGTGAFHPTCGFVEVGHRLEEPMLRLDHRRLEDGKGKSPYDPRHRAASVLVGEELYSGVAADLMGRDFTIFRSLGQRPSLRTEPHDSRWLNEPKFVKVFWIPESENPDDDKIYFFFRELAVEATPALGRLSVSRVGQICRNDVGGQRSLVNKWTTFLKARLVCSVPGVEGDTHFDQLQDVFLLSSRDRWTPLLYAVFSTSSGIFQGSAVCMYSMNDVRRAFLGPFAHKEGPMHQWVSYQGRVPYPRPGMCPSKTFGTFSSTKDFPDDVIKFARNHPLMYNSVLPMGGRPLFLQVGAGYTFTQITADRVAAADGHYDVLFIGTDAGTVLKVISVPKGGWPNAEGLLLEELHVFEDSAAVTSMQISSKRHQLYIASRSAVAQIPLHRCAAHGHACAECCLARDPYCAWDGAACTRFQPSGKRRFRRQDVRNGDPSTLCSGDSSHPTLLEQKVFGVEGGSAFLECEPRSLQARVEWTFQRPGEAASTQVPAEERAERTTRGLLLRGLRRGDSGMYLCAAVEQGFSQPLRRLALHVLSAAQAERLARTEDAAPVAPLGPKLWYRDFLQLVEPGGGGASSLRMCRPQPGPRPPPPELRKKGRNRRTHATETRSERGPRSAAH, translated from the exons ATGGTCTCCAGACCTTCAGGCTGGAGAGGACCTGCTGCTATGAAGCTTTGCTGGTGGATGAGGAGCGTGGACGCCTGTTCGTGGGTGCCGAGAACCATGTGGCCTCCCTCAGCCTGGACAACATCAGCAAGCGGGTCAAGAAG CTCGCCTGGCCGGCCCCTGTGGAATGGCGAGAGGAGTGCAACTGGGCGGGGAAGGACATTG ACTGAGTGCATGAACTTCGTGAAGCTGCTGCATGCGTACAACCGCACCCACCTGCTGGCCTGTGGCACAGGGGCCTTCCACCCAACCTGTGGGTTTGTGGAGGTGGGCCACCGGCTGGAG GAGCCCATGCTCCGGCTGGACCATCGAAGGCTTGAGGATGGCAAGGGCAAGAGTCCTTACGACCCCAGGCATCGGGCTGCCTCCGTGCTGGTGG GGGAAGAGCTGTACTCAGGGGTGGCTGCAGACCTCATGGGACGGGACTTTACCATCTTCCGCAGCCTGGGTCAGCGTCCGAGTCTCCGAACAGAGCCACACGACTCCCGCTGGCTCAACG AGCCCAAGTTCGTCAAGGTGTTTTGGATCCCGGAGAGTGAAAACCCAGATGATGACAAGATCTACTTCTTCTTCCGTGAGTTGGCAGTGGAGGCCACGCCGGCACTAGGACGCCTGTCTGTTTCCCGTGTTGGCCAGATCTGCAGG AATGACGTGGGTGGCCAGCGCAGCCTGGTCAACAAGTGGACAACGTTCCTGAAGGCACGGCTGGTGTGCTCAGTGCCTGGTGTTGAGGGTGACACGCACTTCGACCAGCTCC AGGACGTGTTCCTGCTGTCCTCACGGGACCGCTGGACCCCGCTGCTCTATGCTGTCTTCTCCACTTCCAG CGGCATCTTCCAGGGCTCCGCAGTGTGCATGTACAGCATGAATGATGTGCGCCGGGCCTTCCTGGGACCCTTTGCACACAAGGAGGGGCCCATGCACCAGTGGGTGTCCTACCAGGGCCGTGTCCCCTACCCCCGGCCTGGCATG tgcCCCAGCAAGACCTTTGGCACCTTCAGTTCCACCAAGGACTTTCCTGATGACGTCATCAAGTTTGCCCGGAACCACCCCCTCATGTACAATTCAGTCCTGCCCATGGGGGGACGCCCTCTCTTCCTACAAGTGGGTGCCGGGTATACCTTCACCCAGATCACTGCGGACCGTGTAGCTGCTGCTGACGGACATTATGACGTCCTCTTCATTGGCACAG ACGCTGGCACAGTGCTGAAGGTGATCTCAGTCCCCAAAGGCGGCTGGCCTAACGCCGAGGGGCTGCTCCTGGAGGAGCTACACGTGTTTGAG GACTCAGCGGCTGTCACCAGCATGCAAATCTCCTCCAAGAGG CACCAGCTGTACATAGCCTCGCGGAGCGCGGTGGCCCAGATCCCGTTGCACCGCTGTGCTGCCCACGGCCACGCCTGCGCCGAATGCTGCCTGGCGCGTGACCCCTACTGCGCCTGGGACGGGGCTGCGTGCACGCGCTTTCAGCCCAGTGGCAAAAG GCGGTTCCGGCGGCAAGATGTAAGGAATGGGGATCCCAGCACGCTATGCTCGGGGG ACTCGTCCCATCCCACACTGCTGGAGCAGAAGGTGTTCGGTGTGGAGGGCGGCAGTGCCTTCCTGGAGTGTGAGCCCCGCTCACTGCAGGCGCGCGTGGAGTGGACCTTCCAGCGCCCAGGGGAGGCGGCCAGCACCCAG GTGCCTGCAGAGGAGCGTGCCGAGCGCACTACGCGAGGGCTGCTGCTGCGCGGCCTGCGGCGCGGGGACTCAGGCATGTACCTGTGCGCAGCAGTGGAGCAGGGCTTCTCGCAGCCGCTGCGTCGCCTGGCGCTGCACGTGCTGAGTGCTGCGCAGGCCGAAAGGCTGGCCCGGACGGAGGATGCTGCGCCCGTCGCGCCGCTGGGCCCCAAGCTCTGGTACCGGGACTTCCTGCAGCTGGTGGAGCCAGGCGGCGGTGGCGCGAGCTCCCTGCGAATGTGTCGTCCACAGCCCGGGCCGCGCCCGCCGCCTCCCGAGTTGCGGAAGAAGGGCCGCAACCGGCGGACGCATGCCACAGAGACCCGCTCTGAGCGGGGTCCGCGCAGCGCAGCGCACTAG
- the SEMA3B gene encoding semaphorin-3B isoform X1 produces the protein MGRAEAAAMIPSLALLWAAVLGGATPSPPRLRLSFQELQARHGLQTFRLERTCCYEALLVDEERGRLFVGAENHVASLSLDNISKRVKKLAWPAPVEWREECNWAGKDIGTECMNFVKLLHAYNRTHLLACGTGAFHPTCGFVEVGHRLEEPMLRLDHRRLEDGKGKSPYDPRHRAASVLVGEELYSGVAADLMGRDFTIFRSLGQRPSLRTEPHDSRWLNEPKFVKVFWIPESENPDDDKIYFFFRELAVEATPALGRLSVSRVGQICRNDVGGQRSLVNKWTTFLKARLVCSVPGVEGDTHFDQLQDVFLLSSRDRWTPLLYAVFSTSSGIFQGSAVCMYSMNDVRRAFLGPFAHKEGPMHQWVSYQGRVPYPRPGMCPSKTFGTFSSTKDFPDDVIKFARNHPLMYNSVLPMGGRPLFLQVGAGYTFTQITADRVAAADGHYDVLFIGTDAGTVLKVISVPKGGWPNAEGLLLEELHVFEDSAAVTSMQISSKRHQLYIASRSAVAQIPLHRCAAHGHACAECCLARDPYCAWDGAACTRFQPSGKRRFRRQDVRNGDPSTLCSGDSSHPTLLEQKVFGVEGGSAFLECEPRSLQARVEWTFQRPGEAASTQVPAEERAERTTRGLLLRGLRRGDSGMYLCAAVEQGFSQPLRRLALHVLSAAQAERLARTEDAAPVAPLGPKLWYRDFLQLVEPGGGGASSLRMCRPQPGPRPPPPELRKKGRNRRTHATETRSERGPRSAAH, from the exons ATGGGGCGGGCTGAGGCCGCCGCCATGATCCCGAGCCTGGCTCTGCTCTGGGCAGCAGTACTGGGGGgtgccacccccagccccccacgCCTTCGGCTCTCCTTCCAAG AGCTCCAGGCCCGGCATGGTCTCCAGACCTTCAGGCTGGAGAGGACCTGCTGCTATGAAGCTTTGCTGGTGGATGAGGAGCGTGGACGCCTGTTCGTGGGTGCCGAGAACCATGTGGCCTCCCTCAGCCTGGACAACATCAGCAAGCGGGTCAAGAAG CTCGCCTGGCCGGCCCCTGTGGAATGGCGAGAGGAGTGCAACTGGGCGGGGAAGGACATTGGT ACTGAGTGCATGAACTTCGTGAAGCTGCTGCATGCGTACAACCGCACCCACCTGCTGGCCTGTGGCACAGGGGCCTTCCACCCAACCTGTGGGTTTGTGGAGGTGGGCCACCGGCTGGAG GAGCCCATGCTCCGGCTGGACCATCGAAGGCTTGAGGATGGCAAGGGCAAGAGTCCTTACGACCCCAGGCATCGGGCTGCCTCCGTGCTGGTGG GGGAAGAGCTGTACTCAGGGGTGGCTGCAGACCTCATGGGACGGGACTTTACCATCTTCCGCAGCCTGGGTCAGCGTCCGAGTCTCCGAACAGAGCCACACGACTCCCGCTGGCTCAACG AGCCCAAGTTCGTCAAGGTGTTTTGGATCCCGGAGAGTGAAAACCCAGATGATGACAAGATCTACTTCTTCTTCCGTGAGTTGGCAGTGGAGGCCACGCCGGCACTAGGACGCCTGTCTGTTTCCCGTGTTGGCCAGATCTGCAGG AATGACGTGGGTGGCCAGCGCAGCCTGGTCAACAAGTGGACAACGTTCCTGAAGGCACGGCTGGTGTGCTCAGTGCCTGGTGTTGAGGGTGACACGCACTTCGACCAGCTCC AGGACGTGTTCCTGCTGTCCTCACGGGACCGCTGGACCCCGCTGCTCTATGCTGTCTTCTCCACTTCCAG CGGCATCTTCCAGGGCTCCGCAGTGTGCATGTACAGCATGAATGATGTGCGCCGGGCCTTCCTGGGACCCTTTGCACACAAGGAGGGGCCCATGCACCAGTGGGTGTCCTACCAGGGCCGTGTCCCCTACCCCCGGCCTGGCATG tgcCCCAGCAAGACCTTTGGCACCTTCAGTTCCACCAAGGACTTTCCTGATGACGTCATCAAGTTTGCCCGGAACCACCCCCTCATGTACAATTCAGTCCTGCCCATGGGGGGACGCCCTCTCTTCCTACAAGTGGGTGCCGGGTATACCTTCACCCAGATCACTGCGGACCGTGTAGCTGCTGCTGACGGACATTATGACGTCCTCTTCATTGGCACAG ACGCTGGCACAGTGCTGAAGGTGATCTCAGTCCCCAAAGGCGGCTGGCCTAACGCCGAGGGGCTGCTCCTGGAGGAGCTACACGTGTTTGAG GACTCAGCGGCTGTCACCAGCATGCAAATCTCCTCCAAGAGG CACCAGCTGTACATAGCCTCGCGGAGCGCGGTGGCCCAGATCCCGTTGCACCGCTGTGCTGCCCACGGCCACGCCTGCGCCGAATGCTGCCTGGCGCGTGACCCCTACTGCGCCTGGGACGGGGCTGCGTGCACGCGCTTTCAGCCCAGTGGCAAAAG GCGGTTCCGGCGGCAAGATGTAAGGAATGGGGATCCCAGCACGCTATGCTCGGGGG ACTCGTCCCATCCCACACTGCTGGAGCAGAAGGTGTTCGGTGTGGAGGGCGGCAGTGCCTTCCTGGAGTGTGAGCCCCGCTCACTGCAGGCGCGCGTGGAGTGGACCTTCCAGCGCCCAGGGGAGGCGGCCAGCACCCAG GTGCCTGCAGAGGAGCGTGCCGAGCGCACTACGCGAGGGCTGCTGCTGCGCGGCCTGCGGCGCGGGGACTCAGGCATGTACCTGTGCGCAGCAGTGGAGCAGGGCTTCTCGCAGCCGCTGCGTCGCCTGGCGCTGCACGTGCTGAGTGCTGCGCAGGCCGAAAGGCTGGCCCGGACGGAGGATGCTGCGCCCGTCGCGCCGCTGGGCCCCAAGCTCTGGTACCGGGACTTCCTGCAGCTGGTGGAGCCAGGCGGCGGTGGCGCGAGCTCCCTGCGAATGTGTCGTCCACAGCCCGGGCCGCGCCCGCCGCCTCCCGAGTTGCGGAAGAAGGGCCGCAACCGGCGGACGCATGCCACAGAGACCCGCTCTGAGCGGGGTCCGCGCAGCGCAGCGCACTAG